The Thermoclostridium stercorarium subsp. stercorarium DSM 8532 genome contains a region encoding:
- a CDS encoding hemolysin family protein, with protein MSDNSVIGNLLLQFFLIIVNALFASAEIAVISMSDSKMEKLANEEGNKRALRLLKLTEQPARFLATIQVGITLAGFLGSAFAADNFSDRIVDSLINMGVKIPAATLNTISVIVITLILSYFTLVLGELVPKRIAMRYTEKIALGISGLVYVISKIFAPVVSFLTLSTNGVLRLLGIDPTAADEQITEEEIRMMVDEGSKKGAINHSEKEMIQNVFEFDDKTAEEVMTHRTEVSILWLDESDEQWEKTIIESRHTYYPICDEDTDDIVGVLNTKDYFRLKDKSRENVMKYAVKPPYFVPETVRTDVLFRNMKQSRNHFAIVLDEYGGMSGIITIKDLLEQIVGDFDDDETSQEEPKPLIERVDSRTWKINGLTSLKAVSEALDINLPYDEYETFGGFVFGILGYIPEDGNTPEVEGYGLNIKVLQIRDHQLEKAIVYIQENKDKTDDNSENNE; from the coding sequence TTGTCAGACAATTCTGTAATTGGTAATCTATTGCTGCAATTTTTTCTGATTATTGTTAATGCTTTATTTGCAAGCGCCGAGATTGCCGTGATATCAATGAGCGACAGCAAAATGGAGAAGCTGGCAAACGAAGAAGGCAATAAACGGGCATTAAGGCTTCTGAAACTTACTGAACAGCCTGCGCGCTTTCTTGCAACAATACAGGTTGGAATTACACTGGCAGGGTTTCTGGGAAGCGCTTTTGCGGCAGACAATTTTTCCGACCGCATAGTGGACAGTCTTATAAATATGGGAGTAAAAATTCCGGCGGCTACATTGAATACAATATCGGTTATTGTAATTACGCTAATCCTGTCCTATTTTACCCTTGTGCTGGGGGAACTTGTTCCTAAAAGAATTGCTATGAGATATACCGAAAAAATAGCCCTGGGAATATCAGGACTGGTATATGTGATATCGAAGATTTTTGCTCCCGTCGTTTCATTCCTCACATTGTCCACAAACGGCGTGCTCAGGCTGTTAGGCATTGATCCAACGGCAGCCGACGAACAGATTACCGAAGAAGAAATACGCATGATGGTTGATGAGGGAAGCAAAAAGGGCGCCATTAACCACTCAGAAAAGGAAATGATTCAGAATGTTTTTGAGTTTGACGACAAGACCGCGGAAGAAGTGATGACTCACAGAACGGAGGTCTCGATACTGTGGCTTGATGAAAGCGACGAACAGTGGGAAAAAACAATAATAGAGAGCAGACATACTTATTACCCCATATGCGATGAAGATACGGATGACATAGTCGGAGTACTTAATACCAAGGACTATTTCAGGCTTAAAGACAAGTCAAGGGAAAATGTAATGAAATATGCGGTAAAACCCCCGTATTTTGTACCCGAAACGGTACGTACCGACGTTTTGTTCCGCAACATGAAACAAAGCCGCAACCACTTTGCAATCGTCCTGGATGAATACGGCGGTATGAGCGGTATTATAACTATAAAAGATTTGCTTGAACAAATAGTCGGAGATTTTGACGATGACGAAACATCGCAGGAAGAACCCAAGCCTTTGATAGAAAGGGTTGATTCCCGTACATGGAAAATTAACGGCCTCACTTCGCTGAAAGCCGTTTCCGAAGCGCTGGACATTAATTTGCCCTATGATGAATATGAAACCTTCGGCGGCTTCGTTTTCGGAATATTGGGTTACATACCGGAAGACGGAAATACCCCTGAAGTTGAAGGCTACGGTCTTAATATAAAAGTGTTGCAAATCAGAGATCACCAACTGGAAAAGGCCATTGTGTATATACAGGAGAATAAAGATAAAACCGACGATAACTCGGAAAATAATGAATGA
- a CDS encoding HEAT repeat domain-containing protein, with product MLFGSKEGKIASLIKKGKWEVLSKKYLNADSDTKIILARECAKANDPGVNSLLSTLLRDPDPKVQMEAVKALAVTGKDHEVAQLQWLLEHVPDNNQELKEAIEHAIGNCRGRR from the coding sequence ATGCTGTTTGGTAGCAAGGAAGGCAAAATTGCCAGTCTCATCAAAAAAGGAAAGTGGGAAGTCCTTAGCAAAAAATATTTGAATGCTGATTCCGATACCAAAATAATATTGGCCAGGGAATGCGCAAAGGCAAATGATCCTGGTGTTAACAGCTTACTTTCCACTCTTCTCCGGGATCCTGATCCGAAAGTCCAGATGGAGGCTGTAAAAGCCCTTGCGGTTACAGGTAAGGATCATGAAGTTGCCCAGCTTCAGTGGTTGCTTGAACATGTTCCCGATAATAACCAGGAACTTAAAGAGGCAATTGAACATGCAATAGGCAATTGCCGCGGCAGAAGGTAA
- a CDS encoding MarR family winged helix-turn-helix transcriptional regulator — MTSDREHICEQLQDLLKQISMVLSYILSKVLEDSALTFHQVYVMKIIGAKTDVNLTSLCKELNLSKGAMSLTVNRLEEEGYVKKCENPSDRRNRNIVLTPKGEEVLNSTREKLREAFDKLTKDLTIEELENIKNSLMRLNETMCGAMKQYHVYQEQK, encoded by the coding sequence TTGACATCCGACAGGGAACATATTTGTGAACAGCTTCAGGATCTGTTGAAACAAATCAGCATGGTACTAAGCTATATTCTTTCAAAAGTGCTTGAAGATTCCGCCCTTACTTTCCACCAGGTTTACGTTATGAAAATAATAGGTGCAAAAACGGATGTAAATTTGACTTCCCTATGTAAAGAGCTTAATCTGTCAAAAGGTGCAATGAGTCTGACTGTTAACAGACTTGAAGAAGAAGGGTATGTAAAGAAATGTGAAAACCCTTCGGACAGAAGAAACAGAAATATCGTTCTTACTCCCAAAGGCGAGGAAGTTTTAAACAGTACGCGGGAAAAGCTCAGGGAAGCGTTTGACAAGCTCACAAAGGATTTGACCATCGAAGAACTGGAAAATATAAAAAACAGCCTCATGAGGCTGAATGAAACGATGTGCGGCGCCATGAAACAATATCATGTATATCAGGAACAAAAATAA
- a CDS encoding cation diffusion facilitator family transporter, whose product MDGKIPEKGFLCFITRLFIKNHDGVTNRNVRKQYGTFAGMAGIAVNLLLFIFKFIAGILSGSIAVVSDAFNNLSDAASSVISFISFKISSKPADREHPFGHARIEYISSSLVAVIILFIGIELLKNSIGKIINPGTVVLSTLTVIILGLSIVLKLWLYFLNKRIGKYINSYLMHATAADNLSDVFATSAVLVSVATEQFTGIGIDGYMGVIVSGVIMLSGIKILKEMMDSIIGRAPSKEIISLIENYILKYDGVLGIHDLVVHDYGPLHCFASAHVEVDANEDLLKSHDLIDHIERDISIDHGIHLVIHLDPIVTDDPYVNELREKTERIVKEIDASLSVHDFRIIKGSTHNNLIFDVLMPYYCKLSEKEIEERIIEKISEIDKTLFVVVTIDKSFVSTPNQKAVK is encoded by the coding sequence ATGGACGGAAAAATTCCCGAAAAGGGATTTTTGTGCTTTATTACAAGGCTTTTTATAAAAAATCACGATGGCGTAACTAACCGAAATGTTCGAAAACAGTACGGGACTTTTGCCGGTATGGCAGGTATTGCAGTGAATTTACTGCTATTTATTTTTAAGTTTATTGCAGGTATACTGTCGGGAAGCATAGCCGTTGTCAGTGACGCTTTTAACAATTTGTCGGATGCCGCTTCTTCGGTTATTTCGTTTATCAGTTTTAAAATTTCAAGCAAACCCGCTGACAGGGAACATCCCTTCGGACATGCAAGAATAGAGTATATATCTTCTTCACTGGTTGCCGTAATTATTCTTTTTATAGGTATTGAGCTTTTAAAAAATTCCATTGGGAAAATCATTAATCCCGGGACAGTTGTTTTGAGCACGTTAACTGTTATTATTCTGGGTTTATCCATTGTTTTGAAGTTGTGGCTTTATTTTTTGAATAAAAGAATAGGAAAGTATATTAATTCTTACCTTATGCATGCCACTGCCGCCGATAACCTGTCCGATGTGTTTGCAACGTCAGCGGTGCTCGTGTCAGTTGCAACAGAGCAATTTACCGGGATCGGCATTGACGGGTACATGGGAGTTATCGTATCGGGGGTTATAATGCTTTCTGGGATAAAGATATTAAAGGAAATGATGGACAGCATAATAGGGCGGGCTCCGTCAAAAGAGATTATAAGCCTTATTGAGAACTATATTCTTAAGTATGACGGGGTCTTGGGCATTCATGATCTTGTAGTCCATGACTACGGGCCGTTGCACTGTTTTGCCTCCGCTCATGTCGAAGTGGATGCAAATGAGGATTTATTAAAAAGCCATGATTTGATCGACCATATTGAAAGGGATATATCCATTGATCACGGAATACATCTGGTTATCCACCTTGACCCGATAGTTACTGACGATCCGTATGTAAATGAATTAAGAGAAAAAACCGAACGTATCGTTAAAGAAATCGACGCTTCGCTTTCGGTTCATGATTTCAGAATCATTAAAGGTTCTACTCATAATAATCTTATATTTGACGTACTTATGCCTTATTACTGCAAACTAAGTGAAAAGGAAATAGAGGAAAGGATAATTGAAAAAATAAGTGAAATTGACAAAACTCTTTTTGTAGTCGTAACAATTGACAAATCTTTTGTTTCCACACCAAATCAAAAGGCTGTAAAATGA
- a CDS encoding uridine kinase family protein yields MSDIKEILLRHYNTYPKMQIQDMVKLIYQNEFAGGHFIDSEPECRKRLQAEIDEIISSRLGSESPLFEDIGNGLVRLYLHRISEFKISIATINRFFMNTSNSIRGNAESFERKVNIMKKCCEDGLLPFKKDEVEVFVEALKEKGYPPVSHSEEYRKAYNPHYRVIRAEYGTFFDVFLKIDLLLKEKEIVIVAIDGNSGAGKSFLAELLGGIYDCNIFHMDDFFLTPELRTEERLKEPGGNVDYVRFRHEILDNIRKKEVFSYRRYNCSTCEFEAPVRVFRKRLNIVEGSYSLHPYLIDEYDLKIFLHIDEEKQKARIFERNGPEMFERFINEWIPLENRYFCELKIPQKCDLVYEL; encoded by the coding sequence ATGAGTGATATAAAGGAAATTTTGCTGAGACATTATAATACATATCCGAAAATGCAGATACAGGACATGGTTAAGCTTATATATCAGAATGAATTTGCCGGGGGGCATTTCATTGACAGCGAACCGGAATGCCGAAAGCGTTTACAGGCTGAAATAGACGAAATTATCAGCAGCCGGTTGGGCAGTGAAAGCCCCCTTTTTGAAGACATAGGGAACGGTCTTGTGCGTCTGTATCTGCACAGAATATCCGAATTTAAAATAAGTATTGCTACAATAAACCGTTTTTTTATGAACACATCCAATTCAATTCGGGGAAACGCTGAAAGTTTTGAAAGAAAAGTGAATATAATGAAGAAATGTTGTGAAGACGGATTGTTACCTTTTAAAAAGGATGAAGTGGAGGTATTTGTTGAAGCTCTTAAGGAAAAGGGGTATCCTCCTGTAAGCCACAGTGAGGAATACAGAAAGGCATATAATCCTCACTATCGGGTAATACGGGCGGAATACGGAACTTTTTTTGATGTGTTTTTAAAAATCGACCTTTTGCTAAAAGAAAAGGAAATTGTAATCGTTGCAATAGACGGAAACAGCGGTGCCGGGAAAAGCTTTCTGGCAGAGTTGCTTGGCGGGATATATGACTGCAATATATTCCATATGGATGATTTTTTTCTTACGCCGGAGCTCAGAACCGAAGAACGGCTTAAGGAGCCCGGGGGAAACGTTGATTATGTCCGTTTCAGGCATGAGATTTTGGACAATATCAGAAAAAAAGAGGTGTTTTCATACCGCAGATACAACTGTTCAACATGTGAATTTGAAGCACCGGTCAGGGTTTTCCGAAAAAGGCTGAATATAGTTGAAGGCAGTTACAGCCTGCATCCATATTTAATAGACGAATATGACTTGAAAATATTCCTGCATATTGATGAGGAGAAGCAAAAAGCGCGGATTTTTGAAAGAAACGGACCTGAAATGTTTGAGCGCTTTATTAACGAATGGATACCTTTGGAGAACAGATATTTCTGTGAACTTAAAATACCACAGAAATGTGATTTGGTTTATGAACTTTGA
- a CDS encoding ECF transporter S component translates to MGFITPLLRSILFGMPPMLSAVAMAFELAAYGFVTGILYKVFEKKNIFIYVTLIISMICGRIVWGIVSLALYGLGFSNSPFTWQVFFAGAVGNAIPGIILQIVLIPAVVIALKRGNLIYNE, encoded by the coding sequence GTGGGTTTTATTACGCCGTTGCTAAGAAGCATTTTGTTTGGCATGCCGCCGATGCTTTCTGCTGTGGCAATGGCTTTTGAACTTGCCGCATACGGTTTTGTAACCGGAATTTTGTATAAGGTTTTTGAAAAGAAAAATATATTTATTTATGTTACATTGATTATTTCCATGATTTGTGGGAGAATTGTATGGGGAATTGTGAGCCTGGCACTGTATGGTTTAGGATTCAGCAATTCTCCGTTTACTTGGCAGGTGTTTTTTGCAGGGGCTGTTGGCAACGCCATACCGGGGATTATTCTGCAAATAGTATTAATACCTGCCGTTGTTATTGCATTAAAAAGGGGAAACCTGATATACAATGAGTGA
- a CDS encoding glycerophosphodiester phosphodiesterase family protein translates to MIIGCIIGILTIMFLIVLYLIKPNQKRIEALPVRLFAHRGLHGKGIPENTLKAFRMASERNFGVELDVRFTLDKKVVVFHDDSLKLLCGRDIKVGELTYDALQSCNIAGSDEKIPLLTEALEVLNGVPVICEIKSDNKGPIEELCVAVSDIIKKYNGFICIESFDPFVVRWFRKNRPEVIRGQLSMRFTTENSDLSPIKAFMMRNLFVNVFSRPDFIAYRYRDDSFGYFLCRCVFKPLCIPWTVKGKKDITEASGVYGSVIFEEIDA, encoded by the coding sequence ATGATAATCGGATGCATTATAGGTATTTTAACTATTATGTTTTTGATTGTTTTGTATCTGATAAAACCCAACCAAAAAAGGATTGAAGCATTGCCTGTACGACTTTTTGCCCACAGAGGGCTCCATGGGAAAGGCATTCCTGAAAATACGCTGAAGGCTTTCAGAATGGCAAGTGAAAGAAATTTTGGCGTAGAACTGGATGTACGTTTCACTCTTGACAAAAAGGTTGTTGTGTTTCATGATGATTCATTAAAACTACTGTGTGGAAGGGATATAAAGGTTGGCGAGCTTACATATGATGCACTGCAAAGCTGTAATATAGCAGGCTCGGATGAAAAAATACCGTTGCTTACCGAGGCGCTTGAAGTTTTGAACGGCGTTCCGGTGATATGTGAAATAAAATCCGATAATAAGGGGCCAATAGAGGAACTGTGCGTTGCAGTAAGCGACATAATAAAAAAGTATAATGGATTTATCTGCATAGAATCCTTTGATCCCTTTGTGGTCAGGTGGTTCAGAAAAAACAGGCCTGAAGTTATCCGCGGGCAGCTTTCCATGCGTTTTACAACTGAAAACAGCGATCTTTCGCCAATTAAGGCGTTTATGATGAGAAACCTTTTTGTAAACGTTTTTTCACGACCCGATTTCATTGCATATCGGTACAGGGATGATTCCTTTGGATACTTTTTATGCCGGTGTGTGTTTAAACCGCTGTGTATACCTTGGACGGTGAAAGGTAAAAAAGATATAACTGAAGCTTCCGGGGTTTACGGTTCGGTGATTTTCGAAGAAATAGACGCCTGA
- a CDS encoding MFS transporter → MKLNYTRTVIIGLAFFSICAFWQLYDSIVPLILKNTFDIGDTVAGGIMAMDNILALFMLPFFGALSDRTSTKIGKRMPYIIGGTALAVAAMNFLPYGDNTLNFVLFVVALLITLLAMSTYRSPAVALMPDVTPKPLRSKANAIINLMGALGGAFTLVIISLLVPDVAKPDYSPLFLIVSGLMIVSVVVLFLIINENKLVAEMQETNGHGANVEETASVTGNALPKDVRRSLIFILLSIFFWFMAYNAVTTAFSKYAQTVLGIKGGGFASSLLVATAAAVVSYIPVGLIASKIGRKKTILIGITMMFVSFAAASFFTSYHPLITVFLALVGSGWAAINVNSYPMVVEMAKGSDVGKYTGYYYTFSMSAQILTPVLSGALLEHVGYRTLFPYAAVFMIMAFCTMLTVRHGDSKPLPPEEKLEMLDIGD, encoded by the coding sequence GTGAAACTTAATTACACGCGTACGGTAATCATAGGTCTTGCATTCTTTTCCATCTGTGCTTTCTGGCAGCTCTACGACAGCATAGTTCCGCTGATTTTGAAAAATACGTTTGATATCGGCGACACGGTTGCCGGAGGTATCATGGCGATGGATAACATCCTTGCGCTTTTTATGCTTCCGTTTTTTGGAGCTTTATCCGACAGGACTTCAACAAAAATAGGAAAAAGAATGCCTTATATTATCGGAGGTACGGCATTAGCTGTTGCAGCCATGAATTTTCTTCCGTATGGAGACAATACATTGAATTTTGTATTATTTGTTGTTGCGCTTTTAATAACTCTTTTGGCCATGAGTACCTATCGTTCCCCGGCTGTTGCGTTAATGCCTGACGTAACCCCTAAACCCCTTCGTTCCAAGGCAAACGCAATAATCAATCTGATGGGAGCGCTGGGTGGGGCATTTACATTGGTTATTATCTCGTTATTGGTTCCGGACGTCGCCAAGCCAGATTATTCCCCGCTGTTTTTAATAGTTTCAGGGTTAATGATTGTTTCTGTAGTTGTCCTCTTTCTGATTATAAATGAGAACAAACTGGTTGCCGAGATGCAGGAAACAAACGGTCACGGAGCAAATGTTGAAGAAACGGCTTCGGTAACGGGCAACGCTTTACCTAAGGATGTCAGGCGAAGCCTTATTTTTATACTGTTATCCATATTTTTCTGGTTTATGGCATATAATGCCGTTACAACGGCATTTTCCAAATATGCCCAGACGGTCTTGGGGATTAAAGGTGGAGGTTTCGCGTCAAGCCTGCTTGTGGCCACCGCTGCTGCGGTTGTATCGTATATCCCTGTGGGTTTAATAGCTTCAAAAATAGGGCGCAAAAAGACAATTCTTATAGGCATAACAATGATGTTTGTTTCTTTTGCCGCGGCGTCGTTTTTTACATCATATCATCCGCTTATAACGGTATTTCTGGCTCTGGTTGGCTCAGGCTGGGCGGCGATCAATGTCAACTCCTATCCAATGGTTGTGGAGATGGCAAAAGGGTCTGACGTGGGAAAATACACCGGGTATTATTATACTTTTTCAATGTCGGCGCAAATCCTTACGCCGGTTCTTTCAGGGGCTTTGCTGGAACACGTGGGATACAGAACCCTTTTTCCATATGCTGCGGTATTTATGATTATGGCGTTCTGCACAATGCTGACTGTCCGCCATGGCGACTCTAAACCCTTGCCGCCCGAGGAAAAACTTGAAATGTTGGATATAGGTGATTAA
- a CDS encoding sn-glycerol-1-phosphate dehydrogenase, with protein MTEIMENLSVDGISGAEIKCRCGKMHKNQIKEIIIERGALAKIPDIIKKHGGSNVYVIADRNTYAAAGETVCKNIERYNLPYSLYVFDSERIEPDELAVGKAIMHYDGKCDFIVGIGSGTINDIGKMVACITGKPYMIVATAPSMDGYASATSSMIRDGIKVSLGTVCPCVIVADTEVLCNAPKILLQAGIGDMLAKYISICEWRLSHLITGEYYCEEIASMVRNALKNCMQIESLEFTEPDDIKPVIEGLIISGIAMSFAGLSRPASGMEHYFSHLWDMRAIEFNTPSALHGIQCGVATVLCLRVYEFIARLVPDRKKACDFVNSFSLKEWNRFLAGFLGRSAEGLIELERKERKYNPESHAKRLDIIVNNWDEIVKIISEELPPAEQVEKYMKKLGMPTMPKELGFSDGEVQGAFLATKDIRDKYIGSRLLWDLGLLDEAKHVCRSVW; from the coding sequence ATGACTGAAATTATGGAAAACCTCTCCGTGGACGGTATTTCTGGGGCCGAAATTAAATGCCGTTGCGGAAAAATGCACAAAAACCAAATAAAGGAGATTATTATAGAGCGGGGGGCTTTGGCGAAAATACCCGATATTATAAAAAAGCACGGCGGTTCAAATGTTTATGTCATAGCTGACAGAAATACATATGCGGCGGCAGGGGAAACAGTATGCAAAAATATCGAACGTTACAATCTTCCGTATTCTTTGTATGTATTTGATTCTGAACGCATTGAACCGGACGAGTTGGCTGTCGGAAAAGCAATAATGCATTATGACGGTAAATGTGATTTTATTGTCGGAATAGGCTCGGGTACAATCAACGACATCGGTAAAATGGTTGCATGCATTACGGGCAAACCGTACATGATTGTGGCGACGGCTCCGTCGATGGACGGATATGCATCTGCCACATCGTCAATGATCAGGGACGGAATAAAGGTCAGTCTGGGCACTGTTTGCCCCTGTGTGATTGTGGCCGATACAGAAGTTTTATGTAACGCGCCGAAGATACTTTTGCAGGCGGGAATAGGGGATATGCTCGCAAAATATATCAGTATATGCGAATGGCGTCTGTCGCACCTGATAACCGGGGAATACTACTGCGAAGAAATTGCATCGATGGTGCGGAATGCCCTGAAGAATTGTATGCAAATTGAAAGCCTGGAGTTTACCGAACCTGATGATATAAAACCCGTTATTGAGGGACTTATAATATCAGGTATTGCGATGAGTTTTGCAGGGCTTTCGCGGCCTGCCTCAGGAATGGAGCATTATTTTTCACACCTCTGGGACATGAGGGCAATTGAATTTAATACACCCTCAGCCCTTCACGGGATACAGTGCGGTGTTGCTACAGTTCTGTGCCTCAGGGTATATGAATTTATTGCCCGGCTTGTCCCCGACAGGAAAAAGGCTTGTGATTTTGTAAATTCATTTTCACTGAAAGAGTGGAACAGATTTCTTGCCGGTTTTCTTGGCAGGAGCGCCGAGGGATTGATTGAACTTGAAAGAAAAGAAAGGAAATACAATCCGGAGTCACATGCGAAGAGACTGGATATTATTGTAAACAACTGGGATGAAATTGTGAAGATCATTTCTGAAGAATTGCCTCCGGCCGAGCAGGTGGAAAAATATATGAAAAAACTTGGCATGCCGACAATGCCGAAAGAGCTGGGCTTTTCGGACGGCGAGGTGCAGGGAGCCTTCCTTGCTACAAAGGATATCCGCGATAAGTATATAGGCAGCAGGCTGCTATGGGATCTGGGGCTTCTCGATGAAGCAAAACATGTGTGTAGAAGCGTATGGTAA
- the putP gene encoding sodium/proline symporter PutP, with amino-acid sequence MTGDRFQMLIAMSAYMILVILIGLYYARRANESSKHFFLGGRTIGPWMTALSAEASDMSGWLLMGLPGVAYWVGLSDAIWTAIGLALGTYINWLVVAKRLRSYSAISGDAITIPDFLSNRFKEKKKVIMTVSALFILIFFTVYAASCFVTVGKLFSTIFGLSYQFMMVIGALFVLSYVIIGGFLAESASDFMQAVVMIFALVTVLGIGTVTAGGVSNIISNIRNIPGFLEFFGIARPLVENGVQKLSETGQPLFGEAGSYGFLSVISTLSWGLGYFGMPHVLLRFMAIRDPDELYKSRVIGTTWCVISLVSAVSIGLVGRILYPNIFLTQSDAENIFVLMSSNLLPPLAAGIVMSGILAATISSSDSYLLIATSAVSKNIYQGIVRKKASDREVMIVSRIVLLLIAVAGMLIALDEDSVIFNVVAFAWAGFGATFGPVMLFSLFWKRTTRSGAIAGMVAGGSTVFIWKLLIRPLGGAFDIYELLPAFIISCIVIVVVSLISEKPLEEILEEFERARMYKAEAQ; translated from the coding sequence ATGACCGGAGACAGGTTTCAAATGCTCATTGCAATGTCTGCATATATGATCCTCGTTATACTTATAGGGTTATATTATGCCAGGCGTGCAAATGAAAGCAGTAAACATTTTTTTCTGGGAGGAAGGACCATAGGACCTTGGATGACTGCACTGAGTGCGGAAGCTTCTGACATGAGCGGTTGGCTTTTAATGGGACTTCCCGGCGTTGCTTACTGGGTTGGGCTGAGCGATGCAATATGGACTGCGATTGGACTTGCTTTGGGTACATATATAAACTGGCTGGTGGTGGCAAAACGACTTCGCAGTTATTCCGCCATTTCCGGCGACGCTATAACAATACCCGACTTTTTAAGCAACAGATTTAAGGAAAAGAAAAAGGTAATAATGACTGTTTCGGCTCTTTTTATTCTGATTTTTTTCACTGTTTATGCAGCAAGCTGTTTTGTTACCGTCGGAAAGCTGTTCAGTACGATTTTTGGGTTAAGTTATCAGTTTATGATGGTCATCGGAGCGCTTTTTGTGCTTTCTTATGTAATAATCGGCGGATTTCTTGCCGAAAGCGCTTCGGATTTTATGCAGGCAGTGGTAATGATTTTTGCCCTTGTTACAGTCCTTGGTATCGGTACTGTTACGGCAGGAGGAGTATCGAATATAATAAGCAATATTCGCAATATTCCCGGCTTTCTTGAGTTCTTTGGCATAGCCAGACCTTTGGTGGAAAACGGTGTGCAAAAGCTGTCGGAGACAGGACAGCCTCTTTTCGGGGAAGCAGGCTCATATGGTTTCTTATCCGTCATATCCACATTGTCATGGGGGCTGGGGTATTTCGGAATGCCCCATGTATTGTTAAGATTTATGGCAATACGCGACCCGGATGAACTTTACAAGTCAAGAGTGATAGGTACCACATGGTGTGTTATTTCACTTGTTTCGGCGGTTTCAATAGGACTTGTGGGAAGGATTTTATATCCGAACATTTTTCTCACCCAAAGCGATGCGGAAAACATATTTGTGCTTATGAGTTCGAATCTGTTGCCGCCATTGGCTGCCGGAATTGTTATGTCTGGAATTCTTGCAGCAACAATAAGTTCGTCGGATTCGTACCTTTTAATAGCTACTTCTGCGGTATCGAAAAACATATACCAGGGTATTGTCAGAAAAAAAGCATCCGACCGGGAAGTTATGATTGTTTCAAGAATAGTGCTCTTGTTAATAGCAGTAGCCGGAATGCTCATTGCTCTTGACGAAGACAGCGTGATATTCAATGTTGTCGCCTTTGCATGGGCGGGCTTCGGTGCAACATTCGGACCTGTTATGCTGTTCTCGCTTTTCTGGAAAAGGACGACAAGAAGCGGTGCGATAGCTGGTATGGTTGCGGGCGGTTCGACGGTGTTTATATGGAAACTTCTCATCAGGCCTCTTGGCGGAGCTTTTGACATCTATGAGCTGTTGCCTGCGTTTATAATTTCATGTATAGTTATAGTGGTTGTTTCATTAATATCCGAAAAACCATTGGAGGAAATTCTGGAAGAATTTGAGCGTGCCAGGATGTATAAAGCGGAGGCACAATAA
- a CDS encoding RNA-binding protein — protein sequence MNKSEIAGKYTTDPEVKLVLAQILDKMEKTRQKNILTMTGFLNEHQRAVAGKLIKDFGNPDHVFYGGYEGAQRAVLIFLPDYIRPEEITDDDINPLSCIRAKYSSVNSVTHRDILGAILGTGLKREVIGDILVNGNSSDIIVMKEVVPYLESNFSSAGKTKLEISVIPLSEIRIPEAKFKIINDTVASLRLDSVVSSAFSVSREKAAEAIKAGRVFLNYLECNKTDKQVNEGDFITVRGMGKAVLQQVGGKTGKGRIRVVIAKYI from the coding sequence ATGAACAAAAGTGAAATAGCCGGCAAATACACAACTGATCCGGAAGTAAAACTTGTTCTGGCTCAGATTCTTGATAAAATGGAAAAGACACGGCAAAAAAATATACTTACCATGACTGGTTTTTTAAACGAGCACCAGCGGGCTGTTGCTGGAAAGCTTATAAAAGATTTTGGAAATCCCGATCATGTCTTTTACGGAGGATATGAAGGTGCGCAGAGGGCGGTCCTGATTTTTCTGCCTGATTATATCCGACCGGAAGAAATAACCGATGATGATATAAATCCTCTTTCTTGTATTCGTGCGAAATATTCATCAGTAAATTCCGTTACTCACAGGGATATTCTTGGCGCCATCCTGGGTACCGGGTTAAAGAGGGAAGTTATAGGCGATATTCTGGTTAATGGTAATAGCAGCGACATTATTGTGATGAAGGAAGTAGTGCCTTACCTTGAAAGCAATTTCAGTTCGGCAGGTAAAACCAAACTTGAAATATCGGTTATACCGCTTAGTGAAATTCGCATACCTGAGGCAAAATTTAAAATTATTAACGATACGGTGGCTTCGCTCAGGCTTGACAGCGTAGTTTCATCGGCCTTTTCGGTCAGCCGTGAAAAAGCTGCGGAAGCGATAAAGGCAGGCAGGGTTTTTTTAAATTATCTTGAATGCAATAAAACCGACAAACAGGTAAATGAGGGTGATTTTATTACCGTCAGGGGAATGGGAAAGGCAGTTTTGCAGCAGGTCGGCGGAAAAACAGGAAAAGGACGTATCAGGGTTGTTATTGCGAAATATATATGA